One genomic region from Candidatus Nitrospira nitrificans encodes:
- the aroQ gene encoding type II 3-dehydroquinate dehydratase, with the protein MRILVLHGPNLNLLGNREASIYGTTTLDMIDASLEKLGGELGAELVIRQSNLEGELVNWIQEARRGYHGIIINPAAYTHTSIAIRDALAAVELPTVEVHLSNIYRREEFRQHSYVSGVALAQLAGFGASGYLLALRGLCEHISAAGSKGSSAAVPQ; encoded by the coding sequence CTGCGCATCCTGGTCCTTCACGGTCCCAATCTGAACCTGTTGGGTAATCGAGAAGCCTCCATTTATGGGACGACGACGCTTGATATGATCGATGCGTCACTGGAAAAGCTGGGTGGTGAACTTGGAGCTGAACTGGTTATTCGTCAGTCGAATCTCGAAGGAGAATTGGTGAACTGGATCCAGGAAGCACGACGCGGGTATCACGGCATTATCATCAATCCAGCGGCCTACACGCACACCAGCATCGCGATACGCGACGCCCTGGCCGCCGTTGAGTTGCCCACCGTCGAGGTCCATCTGTCCAATATCTATCGGCGTGAAGAATTCAGACAGCATTCATATGTGTCGGGGGTCGCGTTGGCACAGCTCGCCGGCTTCGGTGCCTCGGGGTATCTCTTGGCCTTGCGAGGATTGTGCGAGCACATATCTGCTGCCGGATCCAAGGGTTCTTCGGCGGCAGTACCTCAATAA
- the efp gene encoding elongation factor P — MISTVDFRSGVRLMVEGEPFHIVEFQHVKPGKGGAFVRTKLKSYLSGNVLDRTFRSGERFEEPDLEERDMQFLYATGDSYTLMDTETYEQLTFEKSQLGENADLLKENMIAKILVYEHRPIAVELPNFIELKVVDADPGVRGDTASGGTKPAVVETGATIKVPLYLEVGTVIRIDTRTRSYVERVR; from the coding sequence GTGATTTCTACGGTGGATTTTCGTAGCGGGGTACGCTTAATGGTCGAAGGCGAGCCCTTTCATATCGTCGAGTTTCAACACGTCAAGCCCGGCAAGGGCGGTGCGTTCGTACGGACGAAGTTGAAAAGCTATCTCTCCGGAAATGTGTTGGACCGGACGTTTCGATCAGGGGAACGGTTTGAAGAGCCTGATTTAGAAGAGCGTGACATGCAGTTCCTCTATGCGACCGGAGATTCCTACACGTTGATGGATACCGAGACGTATGAGCAATTGACGTTTGAGAAGAGTCAGTTGGGAGAGAATGCCGATTTATTGAAAGAAAATATGATCGCCAAGATCCTCGTCTATGAGCATCGCCCGATCGCCGTTGAGCTGCCGAACTTCATCGAGCTCAAGGTCGTGGATGCGGATCCGGGTGTGCGTGGAGACACGGCATCTGGAGGAACCAAGCCGGCGGTCGTGGAAACGGGGGCGACGATCAAGGTTCCGCTTTACTTGGAGGTTGGCACCGTCATTCGGATCGATACTCGCACCAGATCCTACGTGGAGCGTGTTCGGTGA
- the accB gene encoding acetyl-CoA carboxylase biotin carboxyl carrier protein, whose translation MSRRRSTHAKTKARRVVLPQAGEETGHEGSLTGGSTKQIQELIDLLRRNNLTELEFERQGIRIRVRHDLAARPLATSAQEFAPTPPQQPMHSASATTAVSDASTGFLTVTSPIVGTFYRSPSPDADPYVEEGDVVKKGQVLCVVEAMKLMNEIESEVDGRLAKILVENTKSVEYGQALFLIDPKAAS comes from the coding sequence GTGAGCCGTCGTCGATCTACTCATGCAAAAACCAAGGCTCGTCGGGTGGTGTTGCCGCAGGCTGGAGAGGAGACCGGGCATGAGGGTTCACTCACAGGGGGATCGACCAAGCAAATCCAAGAACTGATCGACCTGCTTCGGCGTAATAATTTGACCGAGCTCGAGTTTGAACGACAAGGCATCCGCATCCGCGTCCGCCATGATCTCGCCGCCAGACCGCTCGCGACATCCGCGCAGGAGTTTGCCCCCACTCCGCCTCAACAACCGATGCATTCCGCTTCAGCCACGACAGCAGTATCAGACGCAAGCACGGGTTTCTTGACCGTCACGTCCCCTATCGTCGGCACGTTCTACCGGTCGCCCTCACCCGATGCGGATCCCTACGTTGAAGAAGGTGACGTTGTGAAAAAGGGCCAAGTGTTGTGTGTCGTCGAAGCGATGAAACTCATGAATGAAATTGAGTCGGAAGTGGATGGTCGCCTTGCCAAGATCTTGGTGGAAAACACAAAGTCGGTGGAATATGGTCAGGCGCTGTTTCTGATCGATCCCAAAGCCGCTTCATAG